Part of the Helicobacter bilis genome is shown below.
TGTGTCTATTTCTGGGTCTAATATCGTTACAAAAGCGATGAGTATGCTTGTATTTCCTTTTGTATTAATCCTTATTGCGATTTCACTTTTTCTTATACCGCATTGGAATGGGGCTTTATTTGCACATCTTAGCCTAGATTCTGTTGTCGCTGATATGAAAGGTTCAAACTTTTGGCTTACACTCTGGCTTGTGTTTCCTATCTTAGTTTTTAGCTTTAATCACTCGCCGATTATTTCTTCACTTGCATGTCATTGTAAGGAAAAATACCCTGATTGTGCGGAGAAGAAGTCTTCACAAATTATTTCTTATGCGGTTATTATGATGGTTGTGGTAGTTATGTTTTTTGTGTTTTCATGTGCATTATGTCTTAGTCCGCAAGACTTTGCAAATGCTAAGGCAGAGAATGTAAATATTCTTACTTATATTGCAAATAAATACCCAGAAGCTACATTTCTAGCGTATGTATCGCCTATTGTTGCGTTGATTGCTATGAGTAAGAGCTTTTTGGGGCATTATTTAGGCTCACAAGAGGGATTAAATGGTGTGCTTTATAAGGCATCAAATGGAAAAATTACTGGCAAACTTGCAAACACGCTCACCGGTATATTTACCTTTCTTATCGCATGGTATGTGGCATATAAAAATCCTAGTGTCATTGGCATTATAGAATCTATTGGCGGTCCTGTGCTTGCTATCTTGCTATTTATCATGCCTGTATATTGTATTTATAAATTTGATGTGTTAAAGAGATTTAGAAATCCAATTTGTGATGGATTTATCGTAGTTATGGGGCTTATAGCAATTTCAGCGGCAATTCATGGATTGCTATAAAGACTAAAGTAGAAAGGGGATTTCATGAGTAATTTAAATATTTTTAAAATCGGTGTAGGACCATCATCATCGCATACTTTAGGACCATTAATAGCTGGAAATCTTTTTTGTAAAAAGCTAGATTCTGTGTTGCAAGATGTAGAACGAGTCGAAGTAAGCCTTTATGGCTCTTTATCACTTACAGGCAGGGGACACTTAACGGATAGGGCAGTGATTTGGGGATTAAGCAATGTGGAGGCAAGATCGTTAAAGGCAAGCTTGCAAGCAGAGATAAATGAGAAAGCACTCAATCAAAATAAACTCAATCTTTGCGGTAAAAAAGAGATTTCTTTCTCTTATGATAGGGATATAATTTTTTCTCATGACTTTTTAGAGTTACATGAAAATGGCATGTGTATAAAAGCCTTTGATTCTCATAATAAAGAGATTGCAAGTCAAGTATATTATTCTGTTGGTGGTGGTTTTGTAAAAACTGAAGAGGAATTAAAAGAAGGCGATATGGAATCAGATTCTAATAATATAGATATGAGTATTGAAAATGCTACAAAAGCCTTGTATCTATGCGATGAAAAACGGGTTAATCTCGCACAACTCTCACTGATGTATGAATTGCAATTTAACACAGAAGAATACATAAAGGCATATTGCCTTGAGATTTGGCAGGTTATGCAGGAAGTGTATGAAAATGGCACAAATCCTACGCAAGAGTATCTACCCGGAAAGCTTCATTTACGCAGACGCGCAAAAGGGTTGCATGAAAGAGTGAAAGCTACAACAGATCCTATGGGTATAATTGATTTTATCTCGTTGTATGCAATAGCCATTGCTGAAGAAAACGGCAGCGGTGCAAAAGTCGTTACCGCCCCAACAAATGGTGCATGTGCGGTTATACCTGCTGTTATGTTGTATCTTAAGAATCATACAATAGGTTTTGGCGATAAAGAGGCGATTGACTTTTTGCTTACTGCCATGCTTATTGGCTCATTTTATAAGAAAAATGCAAGTATAAGCGGTGCGGAAGCAGGCTGTCAAGCAGAGATAGGCTCGGCAAGCTCCATGGCAGCAGCAGCAATGGCAAGTGTGCTTGGGGCAGAAGCAAGAGTCGCATGTAATGCCGCAGAAATGGCAATGGAACATCATTTAGGGCTTACTTGCGATCCTGTTGGTGGGCTAGTGCAGATTCCTTGTATTGAGAGAAACGCATTTGGTGCGATTAAGGCGATTTCAGCGGCTCGCATGGCAATGACAAGAAAAAGCATACCGATTGTAAGCCTTGATGAAGTGATTAAGACAATGTATCAAACAGGCAAAGATATGAACGCAAAATATAGAGAAACTTCACTTGGCGGTTTAGCAAAAACACTCTCAAGCGTGTGTTAATATTTGATTCAAGATTCTATCTATGAAGCTTTTCATATTTTTTAGCTGCTAAGAATTATAGAATCTAATGTTTTAGAGAATGTGTAAATAGTTGTATCGTGCTTTTTTAAGTGTTTTGCTGTAAGGAAGCTAGACTTAGAATCTTATTTACAATTCTAAGTCTCTATGTATAAATTTAACAAGACTTCTTTTTAAGGCTATTTAAGGGTAGTAGCCTCA
Proteins encoded:
- a CDS encoding aromatic amino acid transport family protein; amino-acid sequence: MKGFTKEDMIWVLSLFGTAIGAGVLLLPINAGLGGLIPLFVILILAYPMTYLAHRGLCRFVLGSDKPSDDITFVAETYFGRGGGFLVTLLYFCAILPILLVYSANLTTTLEQFFVNQLHLDAPNRLISSFIIVALLVLVSISGSNIVTKAMSMLVFPFVLILIAISLFLIPHWNGALFAHLSLDSVVADMKGSNFWLTLWLVFPILVFSFNHSPIISSLACHCKEKYPDCAEKKSSQIISYAVIMMVVVVMFFVFSCALCLSPQDFANAKAENVNILTYIANKYPEATFLAYVSPIVALIAMSKSFLGHYLGSQEGLNGVLYKASNGKITGKLANTLTGIFTFLIAWYVAYKNPSVIGIIESIGGPVLAILLFIMPVYCIYKFDVLKRFRNPICDGFIVVMGLIAISAAIHGLL
- a CDS encoding L-serine ammonia-lyase — encoded protein: MSNLNIFKIGVGPSSSHTLGPLIAGNLFCKKLDSVLQDVERVEVSLYGSLSLTGRGHLTDRAVIWGLSNVEARSLKASLQAEINEKALNQNKLNLCGKKEISFSYDRDIIFSHDFLELHENGMCIKAFDSHNKEIASQVYYSVGGGFVKTEEELKEGDMESDSNNIDMSIENATKALYLCDEKRVNLAQLSLMYELQFNTEEYIKAYCLEIWQVMQEVYENGTNPTQEYLPGKLHLRRRAKGLHERVKATTDPMGIIDFISLYAIAIAEENGSGAKVVTAPTNGACAVIPAVMLYLKNHTIGFGDKEAIDFLLTAMLIGSFYKKNASISGAEAGCQAEIGSASSMAAAAMASVLGAEARVACNAAEMAMEHHLGLTCDPVGGLVQIPCIERNAFGAIKAISAARMAMTRKSIPIVSLDEVIKTMYQTGKDMNAKYRETSLGGLAKTLSSVC